The following is a genomic window from Phaseolus vulgaris cultivar G19833 chromosome 6, P. vulgaris v2.0, whole genome shotgun sequence.
ATCTAAAATTCTAAGTAAATGAAAAGAACATAAATACTTACATCTTCCGCTATTGTGACAATATTTGGGTGAAGAGAATGCAGTATCTCATTGGCTAGGATAAGATATACTAGCGCATCCTTGTCCACATATTGGTTGCAATACCTGAATGAAACTAACATTTAAAATCAATACAACTTTTAATATCATTGTTTATCCTATTTTAAAACCAATCTGAGTAATACAAATCAGTTGACTTGACATTCTGCAAATGTCAAGTTGTATCACAAGgagaaacaaacaaaaaattgacAACCATACAAGAAACCTTAAAGAATCTTTTGAAACTGTAAAagtacaataataaaaatgactTCAGAAACAGCATTGGGGTTCAAGCAACGTCTTGGAACTAAAATATCTTTGTAAAAAACAACCAAAACTCAGGTATAAAAACCAAATAAACTTTGAAAAGGCCTTACTCCTCCAAGTCTCCAGTAAAAGAAGCAAAACCGTTGTGAGTGTACAGCATAGATGAAACTGAATGAAACTGAAATCCATCAATTTGATACTCTACAATCCACCTGTTCAAACATCAATTCATGAGTAATTTAGCATATGTGAAATGAAGAAgcaataaacaaataataataataaaccaagttctgtataaaataattaattaataaaccAATCAGGTAGAAAAGACAATGGCTCAAAGAGAAAACTACAAGTGTACTCTACATCGCTGTGTTTACTTTGCAATTGCATATACCAGTTCAAGTTTGATACAAGGAAATGCAAAACATCAGGGTCGCCATATTTGAACATTCTGGTTCCCCAAAATTTGTGTTGCCCTCGTTTTCCTATTCAACAAGGAAAGGTGAAATCAAAAGTGGTATTTACAGGTATTGAACTGATGGCAAAGCTGAGCAGGAAAAATCAATACATTGTCTTCTTTTAATAAGGAACCAAAAGAAATATCATACACAGGAAACATATAAAACTATCTCATCGGACAACAAAAAAGTTTGTCCAAACAGCATGCCTGACCTTTTAACAGTTGTTAGATAGTcatgtatttaaaaaatttaaaaagcagagatgaaatttaatatatcaataattGACATCAGATAACAGAGAAAGCATCATTCCTCATATAACAGAGGATGACAAGGGAAAAACTTGCATGTGACTAAATAAAGAGGTTTCAGCAGTATGAACAGCTACCGGAACGAAAAAAACAGTCATTTGATCCATCAAACATTGATAATCCGACCATCTCATCTGCTGCTGCATATGAATGGACAATTTCTAAGAAGACGAGCAGCCCTAGTCCTGTGCAGTCAAAGGCAGAGTTAGAAAAATAGTCTCGCACAACAAATACAAAGAGACTTTCGtcattatatattatacatttgttatatttatagCATTTACTGCAAAATCAGGAAACGTATGTCCTGGGGCAGTAACCATTTATGGCTTAACTTGCTTTTTTGTTTcctgtcttcttttaatttagaCAAATATCCAGTTAGCTTGATGGTCTCATGTGAAGGCTATCCTTCTATTGTAATGAAGGCAAATAATTAAACTAGTATAACTTATCATGCTCTTTCTATCTCCAAATTTTAATCTTAACAGTTAAGATTAAACTCTACTCACTATAAAGGTTTTGGGTGTGTACAGGATGTTAAAAATGCCTGACATTGTGCTCTCTTTCCACAGGATTTTATTGTACTTCACAGGAGCATAATTCCAGGATTTTAAGCCGTTCAAAATGATACAGTAAATGCATTAAATAATAGTATGCTCAAGTATCTCTTGTTAAAATTCATTTAGTGTTCTTTGGTATTAGTGTCAAGGAAGTTGCACTCATTTAATATTAGCCTAGGAAACAGTCTCTACTAAGTCTATAAAAGAGGCTATATGTGAAGAAGATCTTGAATAACCTATGTACTACATACATTTGACTAAAATATAAAGCATTCTCATTCTCTAAATATTCTGTTTCTCTCGCTTTCTAAATTCAATATAAGCATCAACACATTTCTATACCAACAACTTTAAGGATTTTGCTAAGTTGGACTTATCATTTTGAgttaatattttctttctttcctctttttattttcttcgtAGATTAAGGAGGATTACTGATCCACCTGCTTTTGTGTTCTCCCCTTTCAAAGTGAATTATTGTTATATccacaaaacaaaaaacagacATAACTGAATTCAAAGGACATATCAACTTAGATCAGCATCTTATCACACTTCAGTTCACTGAAATTTCTTTTTGTCAGAATGGCAAAAACACACTTCTAAGAGCAAAGAACTTATCCAATACCTTAAAAGCTGCAATCGTCAACATGGTCAGTACAAGCAATAGAAAACATCAGTACAGCATAAAAAATGCTTACCATGGGCCTCATCAACTAATCTCTTGAAGTCCTCAGGAATACCATATCGGCTACTAACAGCAAAATAGTTTGTAACCTGCACCATTGGGTCAATGTTTGAGCATGTCACTAAAGGTCAGAGGGGCAACAAAATTCTAACAAAACTTATAAACAGATATAAGTGGCATGCCAGCATATACAAGGTGTGCACATAGTTTGTGTCAGTATCAAGGCTTAAAAGATAAAGCATGTATGGCTTTTGTACAATTCATACACATAAGCTATTACAATCTGGTTTGTCAAATTGCCATCAATTGCTAACAACTTTGTcgtatatattaatatttaatagacTTAATTGTAGTTTTGGTCTCTAATTTACAAAATCTGCAAATTTGATccctaaattttttttgaacCATTTTAGTCCCTTGATTATTAATTATCCATAACTTTGGTCCCCCGGCTTCTTTTTATCCAATTTTGATcccttaaattttaattttccatAACTCTGttcaaattttagttttaaaaatatacaaaatcaCTATCAAATTACATTTAATAACAACTCTCTAAATTGCTACCTTTTTCAATCCTGTAAAACCCACCAGTATCACACGTTAAATCCCAATCTCATTGTGTCATGTGTCTAAAGTAATAGAAGATTGCGGTAATTGAACAGAGTtgcaaataattaaaattaaaggatcaaaattgcataaaaaaattCTGGGACCAAAATTACAGATAATTAAAAGTCAATGGTATAAACTGTGGGAAAAATATTAGGGACCAAAATACAATTAAGCCTATTTAATAACACTTAACATCAAAGATTTATTAGGTGATTCTCTATATTCTCCTAATTCAAAGTCGATAAAGCCTAGCATGGTTTCCATAACCTAGAATAGAAGCTTCATGTACAGGTTTGAACCCATGACACTAAATATTCATAAACGTAACTTGAAAAACTTTAAAAGAATCTTAATCACAATATAACAACAGTGAGAAAAATAAGTAAGAATTACAGCATTAACTTACTCTGTAACCAACAGTAAAATAATCCTTATGTTCAACAATTCCAATCAGCTGGATGGCATTGTATCCAGCATCCTTAATGTAAGGAAGAACCTGCATTGTGTATTGAGAATatataacaacaataaaaaatcaatGGAGCCATTTACAAATATAGACATGGAAGATATGTATAAtggaaaaattataaattccAACCAAAAGAAATGGGAGAAACCTCGTCTGTGAAATCGTTGAATGAGGATATTTTTGGATCAGAACCACTAATTCCAACATGAGCTTCGTATATCCGCAGGGATGTTGGTACTTTGGGACTTGCATTTTTCCATTTGTATGCTTGCTCAGGGGGTGGTTCCCAGTGAATTGCATAAGCTTGCCTCCCATCAACCTCTGGAATACATTAAATCAGCATCATTCACACATTCTTTTAACACAAATCAGAGGACCCCCATCTCCATCTTCCAAAAAGAAAGTGACCGATGGTCCGGACAAATTTTTCAATAAGCAATTTTAGGaaaaacaataagaaaaaaaatgagtttctCCATAagctaaaattagtttatacaaAAGTTACTTAAAAGTTTAGAAACATTATGTGAGAAGTTATATATTTTAGCTTATGCATACGCAAATTTTAACTTATGAAGAAGCTTATTTCCTTTTTTCGTTGTCTTTCTATCTATAAGTGCATATAGAAAAGCTTGTCCAAACAAACCCAGGCAATCATGCCTCTTTCCttctttttttatgtatttgggCATAGCATTCAGCATTTATTGTCTTTTCATAAAATTGAACTTAAAGTAAACATAGAGTCATAGTTTTTAAGTTCTATTCAAACCCAAAATTAACATTAATTGAAAATAGTGTACTATATTACATAGAAAAATGAACAAAACTTAATAATATGGAAATGGTGataatatatgaatttatttcaTGGGTATAAATTTGATCACCTACTAGGATAAGGCTTTTGTTGTTATGAGGTATAAATTTTATACTCTCTAAATAAATAATGCCCACATCAAGGAAGCTATGAACATATCTTCCAAGTCCAAGATGCATTTTAGCTAATATGTATGTAGATCTTTACAAAAGAAACAACCATAAGATACTACACTCGACCAAATATAATTCTAATTTATATTCACAAACATTAAATAACTTCTAAGAATCCATATAAGATTTACCTGGCTGCACATATGTAGCCCAAGCAGGCACCCTTTCCAATGGTCCATTTGGAGTGTTGAAGTAGACCCTGTACTTGCTACCATGAGGAATGCTAGGACTATACTTTTTCATCCAAGCCTTCCTACCTTTACGTGTCTCAAACCAGTATGCTATAGGAGGTTTCAGAGAACGCATTTTCTCATGCCATTCAGGATCAACTATAACATTATATATGTCATACTCCTTGCCACTATCCATCGCAGCAGTACGGGAAGGTCCATGCTCTGCTGCCCATGCTTTGTATCTTGTTTTTGGATCTGGTACGTCCGGTATGTCCTCTATGGTTTGAGGTCCATTAGGACCAAATATCTGCTCATATAACTTAACTGGCCCTTCATAACGATTATTTAAGTAACGATCTTCTCCTGGTTCCCAGTACTCATCATTTGCTTTCTTTAAGATCTCTTCCAAAGTGATACCACTATCCCCTTTATCATAATCATCTGCATAGTTATACATTTGAAAATAGTATTTATCTGGCTCTTCTCCCTCTCTCAGCTTATCTTGAAGAATGATAAACCAATATCCATAATCATCATGACCAAAGTAATGCTCTCTTGCACAATTTTCTGTAGGTGACCAATCATTGAAGTCACCAACAATTGCACAATAGCGAGCCCCTGCATTTACTAGCTTGTCAAAAACCAAGAAACTGTGGACACACTAAGAAATTATTGTAGCTGAAAATAAACAAGATAAACTAGACTACACATTCAACATtaggattttgagaattggaaagACCCCAAAGGAAAATATATGGGATATGTCAAACCTGGAGCCCATTCCATATAATCCACACGATGTTCTGGATGACGATGCATTCCCAATAATTCAAACCTGGACCAATACACGCACatatttgtaaaattaattAACACTGAGTTACtaacaataatttcaaatatcATAATTCCATGGCAaaaaacttcaagaacacacaggaAACATAAGATACATaacattatttttcaaaactatGGTTGATGGAATTGATAAAAGTTAAGACCCATTACAAGGAATAATGCTTAGAGCTGAGAGAACCAAAATGCAAAATTATGTACCAAATTACAAGCTTAAAGCCACATTATAATGGAACTAACCCAGAAGCTAGAATCATGAAGTTAGCGTGCCGTTTCAAAATTTCATCTTTGATGTCCTTCAATATTTTATACCTGCAAAACCCAGCAATTAACATCTTATATCTTATAATGCCAAACATCAAATTAGAGGCAAAAAAAGGTGCCCAACATATCCATGTCATTCACTTGGACAACCAAAATAAAAACGAAATAGTTTCCCCtcattttatttacaaataagtACCTTAGCCCATGCTTCATAAACTATTCTTAGTCTCAATGACCCTCTTTACTTAAACCAAACTTTCCCAAATTTTTTGTAGGAACCCTGAACAAGATTTTCCAAAGAAGGGATCTGACTTTTTTCTAAACGGAGCTAGTCACTTTGAAGAATAAAATTAGTTCAGTGTATGTTTGATCATAAGTTGGGAGAGCTCAAAAAAACTTTCCTTTCAAAGCAAcaaattctttcttttttattttgtctaTTAGAAATGGGGGATGTGTAT
Proteins encoded in this region:
- the LOC137831255 gene encoding 1,4-alpha-glucan-branching enzyme 3, chloroplastic/amyloplastic encodes the protein MSTLSIPFKFYFPPTTATSFPPSQTKPQNLTFQRRTRTTTKTACAASENPKKRQKPKKKQTETKTETTSDDGEKGIDPAGFLEKRGISHKAFALFLRERYKILKDIKDEILKRHANFMILASGFELLGMHRHPEHRVDYMEWAPGARYCAIVGDFNDWSPTENCAREHYFGHDDYGYWFIILQDKLREGEEPDKYYFQMYNYADDYDKGDSGITLEEILKKANDEYWEPGEDRYLNNRYEGPVKLYEQIFGPNGPQTIEDIPDVPDPKTRYKAWAAEHGPSRTAAMDSGKEYDIYNVIVDPEWHEKMRSLKPPIAYWFETRKGRKAWMKKYSPSIPHGSKYRVYFNTPNGPLERVPAWATYVQPEVDGRQAYAIHWEPPPEQAYKWKNASPKVPTSLRIYEAHVGISGSDPKISSFNDFTDEVLPYIKDAGYNAIQLIGIVEHKDYFTVGYRVTNYFAVSSRYGIPEDFKRLVDEAHGLGLLVFLEIVHSYAAADEMVGLSMFDGSNDCFFRSGKRGQHKFWGTRMFKYGDPDVLHFLVSNLNWWIVEYQIDGFQFHSVSSMLYTHNGFASFTGDLEEYCNQYVDKDALVYLILANEILHSLHPNIVTIAEDATFYPGLCEPTSQGGLGFDYYVNLSVPDMWSTLLDSVPDYEWNMTKIVNTLVSKREYADKMLTYAENHNQSISGRRSFAEILFGEIDENSHHYKESLLRGSSLHKMIRLITLTIGGRAYLNFMGNEFGHPKRVEFPSSSNNNSYLLANRCWDLLAKDGVHRDLFSFDKDMMKLDENQRVLSRVFPNIHHVNDSSMVISYIRGPLVFIFNFHPKESYDSYSIGVEEAGEYQIIMNTDEIKYGGQGKLKENQYFLKTISKRVDGLRNCLEVSLPSRTAQVYKLKRILRI